One region of Streptomyces subrutilus genomic DNA includes:
- the uvrA gene encoding excinuclease ABC subunit UvrA — translation MTDRLIVRGAREHNLKNVSLDLPRDSLIVFTGLSGSGKSSLAFDTIFAEGQRRYVESLSSYARQFLGQMDKPDVDFIEGLSPAVSIDQKSTSRNPRSTVGTITEVYDYLRLLFARIGKPHCPECRRPISRQSPQAIVDRVLALPEGSRFQVLSPLVRERKGEFVDLFADLQTKGYSRARVDGQTVQLSEPPTLKKQEKHTIEVVIDRLTVKDSAKRRLTDSVETALGLSGGMVILDFVDLPEDDPERERMFSEHLYCPYDDLSFEELEPRSFSFNSPFGACPECTGIGTRMEVDPELIIPDEEKSLDEGAVSPWSLGHTKDYFQRLIGALAGELGFRTDIPWAGLPLRAKKALLYGHKTQIEVRYRNRYGRERAYTTAFEGAVPFVKRRHAESESDASRERFEGYMREVPCPTCEGTRLKPIVLAVTVMEKSIAEVAAMSISECADFLGRMRLDARDKKIAERVLKEVNERLRFLVDVGLDYLSLNRAAGTLSGGEAQRIRLATQIGSGLVGVLYVLDEPSIGLHQRDNHRLIETLVRLRDMGNTLIVVEHDEDTIKVADWVVDIGPGAGEHGGKVVHSGSLKELLKNSESMTGQYLSGKRSIAIPDVRRPVNGERKLTVHGAKENNLQDIDVAFPLGVLTAVTGVSGSGKSTLVNDILYTHLARELNGARSVPGRHTRVDGDDLVDKVVHVDQSPIGRTPRSNPATYTGVFDHVRKLFAETMEAKVRGYLPGRFSFNVKGGRCENCSGDGTIKIEMNFLPDVYVPCEVCHGDRYNRETLEVHYKGKSIAEVLNMPIEEALDFFEAVPTISRHLRTLNEVGLGYVRLGQSAPTLSGGEAQRVKLASELQKRSTGRTVYVLDEPTTGLHFEDISKLIKVLSGLVDKGNSVIVIEHNLDVIKTADWVIDMGPEGGYGGGLVVAEGTPEQVASVGASHTGKFLRDILGADRVSDGALPARATGKKAAARKPAAKKTVAAKAATKKAAAPAKKATARTRKA, via the coding sequence GTGACCGACCGTCTCATCGTTCGTGGCGCTCGCGAGCACAACCTCAAGAACGTCTCGCTCGACCTGCCCCGCGACTCACTCATCGTCTTCACCGGACTCTCCGGGTCGGGCAAGTCCTCCCTGGCCTTCGACACGATCTTCGCCGAGGGCCAGCGCCGCTACGTCGAGTCGCTCTCGTCGTACGCCCGTCAGTTCCTCGGGCAGATGGACAAGCCCGACGTCGACTTCATCGAGGGGCTCTCGCCGGCCGTCTCGATCGACCAGAAGTCGACCTCGCGCAACCCGCGCTCGACCGTGGGCACCATCACCGAGGTCTACGACTACCTCCGCCTCCTCTTCGCCCGCATCGGCAAGCCGCACTGCCCCGAGTGCCGGCGCCCCATCTCCCGCCAGTCGCCGCAGGCGATCGTCGACAGGGTGCTCGCGCTCCCCGAGGGCAGCCGCTTCCAGGTGCTCTCGCCCCTGGTGCGCGAGCGCAAGGGCGAATTCGTCGACCTCTTCGCCGACCTGCAGACCAAGGGCTACAGCCGGGCGCGGGTGGACGGGCAGACCGTCCAGCTCTCCGAGCCGCCCACCCTGAAGAAGCAGGAGAAGCACACCATCGAGGTGGTCATCGACCGCCTCACCGTCAAGGACAGCGCCAAGCGCCGGCTCACCGACTCGGTGGAGACCGCCCTCGGCCTCTCCGGCGGCATGGTCATCCTGGACTTCGTCGACCTCCCCGAGGACGACCCCGAGCGTGAGCGGATGTTCTCCGAGCACCTCTACTGCCCCTACGACGACCTCTCCTTCGAGGAGCTGGAGCCGCGCTCCTTCTCCTTCAACTCGCCCTTCGGCGCCTGCCCCGAGTGCACGGGCATCGGCACCCGCATGGAGGTGGACCCGGAACTGATCATTCCGGACGAGGAGAAGTCCCTGGACGAGGGCGCGGTCTCGCCGTGGTCGCTCGGTCACACCAAGGACTACTTCCAGCGGCTGATCGGCGCCCTGGCCGGGGAGCTGGGCTTCCGTACGGACATCCCGTGGGCCGGACTGCCGCTGCGCGCGAAGAAGGCCCTGCTGTACGGGCACAAGACGCAGATCGAGGTCCGCTACCGCAACCGGTACGGACGGGAGCGCGCGTACACCACCGCCTTCGAGGGCGCGGTGCCCTTCGTCAAGCGCCGGCACGCGGAGTCCGAGAGCGACGCGAGCCGCGAGCGCTTCGAGGGCTACATGCGCGAGGTGCCCTGCCCGACCTGTGAGGGCACCCGGCTCAAGCCGATCGTGCTGGCCGTGACGGTGATGGAGAAGTCCATCGCCGAGGTCGCCGCCATGTCGATCAGCGAGTGCGCGGACTTCCTCGGCCGGATGCGGCTCGACGCCCGCGACAAGAAGATCGCCGAGCGGGTCCTCAAGGAGGTCAACGAGCGGCTCCGCTTCCTCGTCGACGTCGGCCTGGACTACCTGTCGCTGAACCGCGCCGCCGGCACCCTGTCGGGCGGCGAGGCCCAGCGCATCCGCCTCGCCACGCAGATCGGTTCCGGCCTGGTCGGCGTGCTCTACGTACTGGACGAGCCCTCCATCGGCCTGCACCAGCGCGACAACCACCGGCTGATCGAGACGCTGGTGCGGCTGCGGGACATGGGCAACACGCTGATCGTGGTCGAGCACGACGAGGACACCATCAAGGTGGCCGACTGGGTCGTGGACATCGGCCCCGGCGCGGGTGAGCACGGCGGCAAGGTCGTGCACAGCGGTTCGCTCAAGGAGCTGCTGAAGAACTCCGAGTCGATGACCGGGCAGTACCTGTCGGGCAAGCGGTCCATCGCGATCCCGGACGTGCGCCGGCCCGTGAACGGCGAGCGGAAGCTGACCGTCCACGGCGCCAAGGAGAACAACCTCCAGGACATCGACGTCGCGTTCCCGCTGGGCGTGCTCACGGCCGTGACCGGTGTGTCGGGTTCCGGCAAGTCGACGCTGGTCAACGACATCCTCTACACGCACCTGGCGCGCGAGCTGAACGGCGCCCGCTCGGTGCCGGGGCGGCACACCCGGGTGGACGGCGACGACCTCGTCGACAAGGTCGTGCACGTCGACCAGTCGCCGATCGGCCGCACGCCGAGGTCGAACCCGGCCACGTACACCGGCGTCTTCGACCACGTGCGCAAGCTGTTCGCGGAGACCATGGAGGCGAAGGTGCGCGGCTACCTGCCGGGCCGCTTCTCCTTCAACGTGAAGGGCGGCCGGTGCGAGAACTGCTCCGGCGACGGCACGATCAAGATCGAGATGAACTTCCTGCCGGACGTGTACGTCCCGTGCGAGGTCTGCCACGGCGACCGGTACAACCGGGAGACGCTGGAGGTCCACTACAAGGGCAAGTCCATCGCGGAAGTCCTCAACATGCCGATCGAGGAGGCGCTGGACTTCTTCGAGGCGGTGCCGACGATCTCGCGGCACCTGCGGACGCTGAACGAGGTGGGGCTGGGGTACGTCCGGCTCGGCCAGTCGGCGCCGACGCTGTCGGGCGGTGAGGCGCAGCGCGTGAAGCTGGCGTCGGAGCTGCAGAAGCGGTCGACGGGCCGGACGGTGTACGTGCTGGACGAGCCGACGACGGGTCTGCACTTCGAGGACATCTCGAAGCTGATCAAGGTCCTGTCGGGGCTGGTGGACAAGGGGAACTCGGTGATCGTCATCGAGCACAACCTGGACGTCATCAAGACCGCCGACTGGGTCATCGACATGGGCCCCGAGGGCGGCTACGGCGGTGGCCTGGTGGTGGCCGAGGGCACACCGGAGCAGGTCGCCTCGGTGGGCGCCAGCCACACGGGCAAGTTCCTGCGGGACATCCTGGGCGCGGACCGGGTTTCCGACGGGGCGCTGCCGGCACGGGCCACCGGGAAGAAGGCGGCGGCCAGGAAGCCGGCGGCCAAGAAGACGGTCGCCGCGAAGGCCGCCACGAAGAAGGCCGCCGCCCC
- a CDS encoding maleylpyruvate isomerase family mycothiol-dependent enzyme, with translation MTDHVHDLRSVREATDRLLTAVAKLDNASLAAESHLPGWSRGHILAHLARNADALVNVLEGRPMYESAETRDADIARDAGRSLEQHLTDLRDSGARFLAATERDQDWSRTVELRNGVTDLAAHVPFRRLVEVELHHVDLDIGYGLRDLPAEFTGREIAFLADRWSGRPEVPPVTLRAPSGTLWHTGGTEGTPVALEGPEDELLGWLAGRGPRGAGLTVTAGDGLPVLPPL, from the coding sequence ATGACTGATCATGTGCACGACCTGCGATCTGTACGTGAAGCGACGGACCGGCTGCTGACCGCGGTCGCGAAGCTGGACAACGCCTCTCTCGCCGCGGAGTCACACCTCCCCGGCTGGAGCCGCGGCCACATCCTGGCCCACCTGGCACGCAACGCGGACGCCCTCGTCAACGTCCTCGAGGGGCGCCCGATGTACGAGAGCGCCGAAACCCGCGACGCGGACATCGCCCGCGACGCCGGCCGTTCCCTGGAACAACACCTGACGGACCTCCGTGATTCCGGGGCCCGCTTCCTCGCCGCCACCGAGCGGGACCAGGACTGGTCCCGCACCGTCGAGCTGCGCAACGGGGTCACGGACCTCGCCGCCCACGTGCCCTTCCGCCGCCTCGTCGAGGTCGAGCTGCACCACGTCGACCTGGACATCGGCTACGGGCTGCGCGACCTGCCCGCGGAGTTCACCGGCCGCGAGATCGCCTTCCTCGCCGACCGCTGGTCGGGGCGTCCCGAGGTGCCGCCGGTCACGCTGCGGGCCCCCTCCGGCACGCTCTGGCACACCGGCGGCACGGAGGGCACCCCGGTGGCCCTGGAAGGCCCCGAGGACGAGCTGCTCGGCTGGCTGGCCGGGCGCGGTCCGCGGGGCGCCGGACTCACCGTCACGGCCGGCGACGGCCTTCCCGTACTCCCGCCGCTCTAG
- a CDS encoding TerD family protein: protein MTVNMTKGQAISLQKADGGTLTAVRMGLGWQAAKRRGLFGSRTREIDLDASAVLFADKQPVDVVFFRHLQSDDGSVRHTGDNLVGGVGQGGDDEAILVDLQRVPVHIDQIVFTVNSFTGQTFQEVQNAFCRIVDETNGQELARYTLDGGGQYTAQIMAKVSRAGAGWQMTALGNPANGRTFQDLMPAILPHL, encoded by the coding sequence GTGACGGTCAACATGACCAAGGGTCAGGCCATCAGTCTGCAGAAGGCGGACGGGGGCACGCTGACAGCGGTCCGCATGGGCCTCGGCTGGCAGGCGGCCAAGCGCCGGGGGCTGTTCGGCTCGCGGACCCGGGAGATCGACCTGGACGCGTCGGCGGTGCTCTTCGCCGACAAGCAGCCGGTGGACGTGGTCTTCTTCCGGCACCTGCAGAGCGACGACGGCTCGGTCCGGCACACCGGTGACAACCTCGTCGGCGGCGTCGGCCAGGGCGGGGACGACGAGGCCATCCTCGTCGACCTGCAGCGGGTGCCGGTGCACATCGACCAGATCGTCTTCACGGTGAACTCGTTCACCGGCCAGACGTTCCAGGAGGTGCAGAACGCGTTCTGCCGCATCGTCGACGAGACCAACGGCCAGGAGCTGGCCCGGTACACCCTCGACGGCGGTGGCCAGTACACCGCGCAGATCATGGCGAAGGTGTCCCGCGCGGGCGCGGGCTGGCAGATGACGGCCCTGGGCAACCCGGCCAACGGCCGGACGTTCCAGGACCTGATGCCGGCGATCCTGCCGCACCTGTAA
- a CDS encoding TerD family protein, which yields MAAELVRGQNHALSEQRVRITVSAGTPVLALASLGDERGAVTGPEGIAHPGAGDLPGVEVPGGSADRHRFAVDLDAVADDVHRVGVLLSLPPGGPGRFGAVAASHVAVTDMDGTGLAEYTLTGLEAETAVVALELYRRQGAWKVRAVGQGYAGGLAALFADQGLTAPAAAELAARVHASVAAPVAPDPVPVAPDPAVPVSGSPYAGTPGPAPTPGPAPTVGSTPTVGSTPTAGGTPTAGPAATPAAPADSTISYSHPRRRPAATEPPEPAPRPAAAQQPGEPPRPVAGDASGWSMEERLYNQVWGMFEDLARTVAAYRSAVEFADSRMDRELDEALSDPRHRLGGSGNAARDTARARREELVAQARAVLDRDLVQLVAESEVVEPALPAAYARWDNPVWHGGRSAGLPEENPLALRLGDLYLPERPDLRIPMLMKLPLERGLWIDNGRTGSEAAMAMDTDRLRRAAMDMAVAHAARLLAVHPADRFTVHVVDAAGAGAASLAPLVRAGVLAGPPAAGAAGVTETLARLTKRVDLVQMALRAGAPEDLPPDVDTADQLLLVHDFPHGFDDRAVTQLRYLADEGPAVGVHLLMVADRDEASAYGPLLDPLWRSLMRLSPVPDNHLADPWVHHAWTFEPDLPPQGSRVLDQALERVAEGRRRARP from the coding sequence ATGGCGGCCGAACTGGTCCGGGGGCAGAACCATGCCCTGTCCGAACAGCGGGTACGGATCACGGTCTCGGCGGGCACCCCGGTGCTCGCGCTGGCCTCGCTCGGAGACGAGCGGGGCGCCGTGACCGGCCCGGAAGGGATCGCGCACCCCGGTGCGGGCGACCTGCCGGGGGTGGAGGTGCCCGGCGGCTCCGCAGACCGGCACCGGTTCGCCGTCGACCTCGACGCGGTGGCCGACGACGTGCACCGCGTCGGCGTCCTGCTCTCCCTGCCCCCGGGCGGCCCGGGCCGCTTCGGTGCCGTCGCGGCCTCGCACGTCGCCGTCACGGACATGGACGGCACCGGGCTGGCCGAGTACACCCTGACCGGCCTGGAGGCCGAGACCGCCGTCGTCGCCCTCGAGCTCTACCGCCGCCAGGGAGCCTGGAAGGTCCGCGCCGTCGGCCAGGGCTACGCCGGCGGGCTCGCCGCCCTCTTCGCCGACCAGGGGCTCACCGCCCCCGCGGCCGCCGAGCTGGCCGCGCGCGTGCACGCCAGCGTCGCGGCCCCGGTCGCGCCCGACCCGGTCCCGGTCGCACCCGACCCGGCGGTCCCGGTGTCCGGCAGCCCGTACGCGGGCACGCCGGGCCCCGCCCCCACGCCCGGCCCGGCGCCCACGGTCGGCTCCACGCCCACGGTCGGCTCCACGCCCACGGCCGGGGGCACGCCCACGGCCGGCCCCGCCGCGACGCCCGCGGCCCCGGCCGACAGCACGATCAGCTACTCCCACCCGCGCCGCCGCCCCGCCGCGACCGAGCCGCCCGAGCCCGCGCCGCGCCCGGCCGCCGCGCAGCAGCCCGGCGAGCCCCCGAGGCCCGTCGCGGGCGACGCCAGCGGCTGGTCCATGGAGGAGCGGCTCTACAACCAGGTCTGGGGCATGTTCGAGGACCTGGCACGCACGGTCGCCGCCTACCGCAGCGCAGTGGAATTCGCCGACTCCCGCATGGACCGCGAGCTCGACGAGGCACTGTCCGACCCCCGCCACCGCCTCGGCGGCTCCGGAAACGCCGCCCGCGACACCGCCCGGGCGCGCCGCGAGGAGCTGGTCGCACAGGCCCGGGCCGTCCTCGACCGGGACCTCGTCCAGCTGGTCGCCGAGTCGGAGGTGGTCGAGCCCGCGCTGCCGGCCGCGTACGCCCGCTGGGACAACCCGGTCTGGCACGGCGGCCGGTCCGCCGGGCTGCCCGAGGAGAACCCGCTGGCTCTGCGCCTGGGCGACCTGTACCTGCCCGAGCGCCCCGACCTGCGCATCCCCATGCTGATGAAGCTCCCCCTGGAGCGCGGGCTGTGGATCGACAACGGCCGCACCGGCTCCGAGGCCGCGATGGCCATGGACACCGACCGGCTGCGCCGGGCCGCCATGGACATGGCCGTCGCACACGCGGCGCGGCTGCTCGCCGTCCACCCCGCCGACCGGTTCACCGTCCACGTCGTCGACGCGGCCGGAGCCGGAGCCGCCTCGCTGGCGCCCCTCGTACGCGCCGGGGTGCTGGCCGGGCCGCCCGCCGCGGGGGCCGCCGGGGTCACCGAGACCCTGGCACGGCTGACCAAGCGGGTGGACCTCGTACAGATGGCGCTGCGGGCCGGCGCCCCCGAGGACCTGCCGCCCGACGTGGACACCGCCGACCAGCTGCTCCTCGTACACGACTTCCCGCACGGCTTCGACGACCGGGCCGTCACCCAGCTCCGCTACCTCGCCGACGAGGGCCCGGCGGTCGGCGTGCACCTGCTGATGGTCGCGGACCGTGACGAGGCCTCGGCCTACGGGCCGCTGCTGGATCCGCTGTGGCGCTCGCTCATGCGGCTGTCGCCGGTGCCGGACAACCATCTCGCCGATCCCTGGGTCCACCACGCCTGGACCTTCGAACCGGACCTCCCCCCGCAGGGCAGCAGGGTCCTTGACCAGGCATTGGAGCGGGTGGCGGAGGGCCGTCGGCGCGCTCGCCCGTGA
- a CDS encoding TerC family protein, with amino-acid sequence MEVSWALWAMTILGLTLLIGADFFIGRKPHDVSIKEAGTWTVVWIVLAALFGLGLWFFGNGQASQEFFAGFITEKSLSVDNLFVFVLIMAKFSVPSHLQQRVLLVGVLIALVLRAIFIAAGAAIIASFSWVFYIFGAFLIYTAWKLIQEARKGEEEDEFEENRLLKSVEKKFGVADRYHGTKLFIQNNGKRVLTPLMVVMLAIGTTDVLFALDSIPAIFGLTQDPYIVFTANAFALMGLRQLYFLIGGLLKKLVHLSYGLSVILGFIGVKLVLHALHESGLHVPVISIPVSLGVICGVLVLTTITSLIASKKQAAAEAAARPESIDA; translated from the coding sequence GTGGAAGTTTCCTGGGCCCTGTGGGCCATGACCATTCTCGGTCTGACCCTTCTCATCGGCGCCGATTTCTTCATCGGCCGCAAGCCCCACGACGTATCGATCAAGGAAGCCGGCACCTGGACGGTCGTCTGGATCGTCCTCGCCGCACTCTTCGGCCTCGGCCTGTGGTTCTTCGGGAACGGCCAGGCCTCGCAGGAGTTCTTCGCGGGCTTCATCACCGAGAAGTCCCTGAGCGTGGACAACCTCTTCGTCTTCGTCCTGATCATGGCGAAGTTCTCGGTGCCCTCGCACCTGCAGCAGCGCGTCCTGCTCGTGGGCGTCCTGATCGCCCTGGTGCTCCGCGCGATCTTCATCGCGGCCGGCGCGGCGATCATCGCCAGCTTCTCCTGGGTGTTCTACATCTTCGGCGCGTTCCTGATCTACACCGCGTGGAAGCTGATCCAGGAGGCCCGCAAGGGTGAGGAGGAGGACGAGTTCGAGGAGAACCGCCTGCTCAAGTCCGTGGAGAAGAAGTTCGGCGTCGCCGACCGCTACCACGGCACCAAGCTCTTCATCCAGAACAACGGCAAGCGCGTCCTGACCCCGCTGATGGTCGTCATGCTCGCCATCGGCACCACCGACGTGCTGTTCGCCCTGGACTCCATCCCCGCGATCTTCGGCCTGACCCAGGACCCGTACATCGTCTTCACCGCCAACGCCTTCGCCCTGATGGGCCTGCGCCAGCTGTACTTCCTGATCGGCGGCCTGCTCAAGAAGCTGGTCCACCTCAGCTACGGCCTGTCGGTCATCCTGGGCTTCATCGGCGTCAAGCTGGTGCTGCACGCGCTCCACGAGTCCGGGCTGCACGTCCCGGTCATCTCGATCCCGGTCTCCCTGGGTGTCATCTGCGGTGTCCTGGTCCTCACCACGATCACCAGCCTGATCGCCTCGAAGAAGCAGGCGGCGGCCGAGGCCGCCGCCCGCCCGGAGAGCATCGACGCCTGA
- a CDS encoding MBL fold metallo-hydrolase, giving the protein MTYTGEVKVGGPADVHELADLMISKVAVGPMNNNAYLLRCRATDEQLLIDAAADADTLLSLIGDDGITSVVTTHQHGDHWGALQAVVEATGATTYAGVYDAEGIPVATDVPVADGDAVRVGRVELTARHLVGHTPGSIALIYDDPHGHPHVFTGDCLFPGGVGNTWDDPKAFASLIDDVQHKIFDRLPDETWIYPGHGNDTTLGAERPHLAEWRERGW; this is encoded by the coding sequence ATGACGTACACCGGAGAGGTCAAGGTCGGCGGTCCGGCCGACGTGCACGAGCTCGCGGACCTGATGATTTCCAAGGTCGCGGTGGGCCCGATGAACAACAACGCGTACCTGCTGCGCTGCCGGGCCACCGACGAGCAGCTGCTGATCGACGCGGCCGCGGACGCGGACACGCTGCTGAGCCTGATCGGCGACGACGGCATCACGTCCGTCGTCACCACCCACCAGCACGGCGACCACTGGGGCGCGCTCCAGGCCGTGGTCGAGGCGACGGGGGCGACCACCTACGCCGGCGTCTACGACGCCGAGGGGATCCCCGTGGCCACCGACGTCCCGGTGGCGGACGGGGACGCCGTGCGCGTCGGACGGGTCGAGCTCACCGCGCGCCACCTGGTCGGGCACACCCCCGGCTCGATCGCCCTGATCTACGACGACCCGCACGGGCACCCGCACGTCTTCACCGGCGACTGCCTCTTCCCGGGCGGCGTCGGCAACACGTGGGACGACCCTAAGGCCTTCGCGAGCCTGATCGACGACGTCCAGCACAAGATCTTCGACCGGCTGCCGGACGAGACCTGGATCTACCCGGGCCACGGCAACGACACCACGCTCGGCGCCGAGCGTCCGCACCTGGCCGAGTGGCGCGAACGCGGCTGGTAG
- a CDS encoding MFS transporter, translating into MLRLASASLAGTAIEFYDFFVYGTAAALVLGPLFFPSFSPLAGTLAAFGTFGVGFLARPLGSAVFGHIGDRHGRRPVLLASLLLTGLATVAVGCVPTYDSIGVAAPVLLLVLRFLQGLGLGGEWGGAVLLTAEHAPERRRGLWSSFPQIGPPVGFLLANGIVLALSATLTDAQFASWGWRIPFWAAGVLALAGLWLRHSVEETPQFRALATSGRRADAPLAEVVRGHWRLLLLTGGALAVGYAVFYAVTTWSLAYATERLGMGRTTVLACVMGAVALMGVMTPPLAVLGDRYGRRPLCLAGSAACVLWMFPLVALLGTADPLLMTVGFVVALLGMVTMFAVVGAYLPELYAPRIRCTGAAVGYNLGGVLGGALTPIVATALADGSGPQWGVAVYLSAIALVSLVCFALLPETGPAVVRSRSGAGAPAGAETGAAEAAAPA; encoded by the coding sequence ATGCTGCGCCTGGCCTCGGCCTCCCTCGCCGGAACCGCCATCGAGTTCTATGACTTCTTCGTCTACGGAACGGCCGCGGCCCTCGTCCTCGGCCCGCTCTTCTTCCCGTCCTTCTCCCCGCTCGCCGGCACCCTCGCCGCCTTCGGCACCTTCGGCGTCGGCTTCCTCGCCCGCCCGCTCGGCTCGGCGGTTTTCGGCCACATCGGCGACCGCCACGGACGGCGTCCGGTGCTCCTCGCCTCCCTGCTGCTGACCGGCCTCGCCACCGTCGCCGTCGGGTGCGTGCCGACGTACGACTCGATCGGCGTGGCCGCCCCCGTGCTGCTGCTCGTGCTGCGCTTCCTGCAGGGCCTGGGGCTCGGCGGTGAATGGGGCGGCGCGGTCCTGCTGACCGCCGAGCACGCTCCCGAACGGCGGCGCGGCCTGTGGTCGAGCTTCCCGCAGATCGGTCCGCCGGTGGGCTTCCTGCTGGCCAACGGCATCGTCCTCGCCCTGTCGGCGACCCTGACCGACGCCCAGTTCGCTTCGTGGGGCTGGCGGATCCCCTTCTGGGCGGCCGGGGTGCTGGCCCTGGCGGGGCTGTGGCTGCGCCACTCGGTGGAGGAGACCCCGCAGTTCCGGGCGCTGGCCACGAGCGGCCGGCGGGCGGACGCCCCGCTGGCGGAGGTGGTCCGCGGCCACTGGCGGCTGCTCCTGCTCACCGGCGGGGCGCTGGCCGTGGGGTACGCCGTCTTCTACGCGGTGACCACCTGGTCCCTCGCGTACGCGACCGAGCGCCTCGGCATGGGCCGTACGACGGTGCTGGCGTGCGTCATGGGCGCCGTCGCACTGATGGGCGTGATGACCCCGCCGCTGGCGGTGCTCGGCGACCGGTACGGCCGGCGGCCGCTGTGCCTGGCCGGGTCGGCGGCCTGCGTGCTGTGGATGTTCCCGCTGGTGGCCCTGCTGGGCACGGCCGATCCGCTGCTGATGACGGTGGGCTTCGTCGTGGCGCTGCTGGGCATGGTGACGATGTTCGCGGTGGTGGGCGCGTACCTGCCGGAGCTGTACGCCCCGCGGATCCGCTGCACCGGCGCGGCCGTCGGCTACAACCTGGGCGGTGTCCTGGGCGGGGCGCTGACCCCGATCGTGGCGACGGCGCTCGCGGACGGCTCCGGCCCGCAGTGGGGTGTGGCGGTGTACCTGAGCGCGATCGCCCTGGTCAGCCTGGTCTGCTTCGCGCTGCTGCCGGAGACGGGCCCGGCGGTCGTGCGCTCGCGGTCGGGCGCCGGGGCGCCCGCGGGCGCGGAAACGGGGGCGGCCGAAGCGGCCGCCCCCGCGTAG